The genomic DNA CATGTTTAATTAACACACAATTCACAATTAAAATGCACCCTTAAATTTTCTTATCAATATGTGAAATGGTTTATATaacttcaaaaaagaaaaggttttccTACAAATAATTCTTGGCTTGGCTCCTTGTTGAAGGTTATGAAGCTTGAAAAACAGTCCAGCTTTTGCCTTTTTCCAATTTTGACCATTTGCAGTTGAGTTCTTCTCTTGCCGCTTGGATCTCGGGAGAGAGACATCCCAAGCCCCAGACAGGGCGCGACTGCGGGAGCACGAGACCAGCATCCTCTCCCAAGCTCGCGCGTTCGTGGCTTCCGACGGAGTGGGGAGCGCGAGGCGGTGGCCGCGGAAGGGGAGCGTCAAGCACCCATGGATCAGCGCCAGGTAGTAGCCCCATTCCGTTCCCCCCGTGTTCTCTATCTCCATCCGCTTGCGAGTTTGGGATCCGAGCTATCTCATGCGCTCCCGTTGTTTCTGGGATTTGATCTCGCCTGGGAACTTTGCCTCGGATCTGGGTTGGCTCTTGGATTGCGGCTCCCGAGTTCTGGTTCGGATTCGCAATTTCGGGTCCATTTAGAGGTTTTCTTCTTGGGACGGTGTGTGAATCTCAATTAGGTTATGCAAGGGGATTGGTGCGGCATGGGATCTGAGTTAGTCAACCAAGTTTGATGGAACGGATTGGTCTGTCGGTGCTCGAACTTCTGCCCAGTTGAGATCTGATATGTCCAAACAAATAATGAAATGAACGTTGTTTCAGGTGGTTAGCGAGAATTATGCCAATCCCATTACATGCTTCTTCCATGTGCTTTTCAAGGTAACCTGCTTGCCGTCTCATACATCTTACATTGTGGTATGCTGAATCATGACATGGGTTTTAACCCTTGTTAACTCTTATGTTGGTTCCAAGGCGGCGGCACTAGCCTTCTACATCCTGTTCTCGCTCTTTGTGAAGAGCTTCGTTATCATCTTTGTGATCACCGTGCTCCTTGCGGCGCTCGACTTCTGGGTGGTGAAGAACGTGAGCGGCAGGATTTTGGTTGGGCTGCGGTGGTGGAATGAGATTGACGATGAGGGAAACAGCATCTGGAAGTTTGAGTGCCTCGATGGGGAGGTCCGTACTTGCTTTTGTCTGTGAATTCCTACTTTTTGTGTTTGAAATTATTGTGAACTGTAACTTGAGTGTTCCTTGCAGTCTCTCGCTAGGATGAACAAGAAGGATTCATGGCTATTCTGGTGGACTCTTTACTTGACTGTAAGTGATGTTATCTGTTATAGAGATTCTCATGGCATAGATGGTAGACTACCCACATTTTGATTCGATAGATATCATGATGTCTGCTGTTTCTTAATTAGAAATTGCTGTTTGTAATCATTTTGCGAACCAATCGGTTAAGACTTGAGGATTACTTAAATAGGAAATTGAAAGGCTATGATACTTACTTTTCTGCTATATATGTGCTtggttattttatttttctttgttctTTAGCTATGTATGTCCATTATCCAATCAGTCATGTTTAAGATAGTCCTAGTTTCAGATTTTATTTGACAAAGGTTAACAAAAATACCTAACCATCGAGGAATTGAATAATTCTGGTTAACAACTTAATAGAAATGTGACGTTTTATGTTTGATCGTCATACATGTGGAGGCTGTATTGTTCTCAGCTTCTTAAACTTTATTCTTCTTACGTTTTTCATTGGCTAGAAACTTGAACCTTGGTATGTCCATCATACATGGGTAAGAAGTTGCACTTACAGTGGATTCTGGCTTCTCACTTAAAGCAGTATCTGCTTGTCTGTTGCCACACATATTTAGGACCTATGACAAATTTGGTCCGCATGCATACAGCTTTTGCACTAGCTATCACCTCTTTTGACTgttcctccccccccccccccccccccccccccacacacacacacacacacaatgcTACCAATATACCATGATGTGCACTTAGTTAGGGTTTCTGTGATAGTATCCCTTATCTTTCAACAGTTCTGGCTGATCAGTTTGCTCTCTGGAGAAGATGGAAGTCTTATCTTAAGTCTTAACACTTTAGATGATAGCAGTGAAATGTCTCACCCCATACTTGAGGGCGGTCCTTCAGAGAACTTTTATTACCTTTCCTATGTTTACTAACTACTGCAATAATTGATATGTCTTAAGAGTGTATATAAACAAACCTCTCCATATTTCAGGCTGCTGCATGGATTGTTCTCGGTATTTTTTCGCTCATCAGACTTGAGGCTGATTACCTTCTTGTTGTCGGAGTTTGCTTGAGTTTAAGCATCGCAAACATTGTTGGCTTCACCAAGTGCAACAAAGGTATCTCTTAATTGAGAAGTTAACTTTGTAGTGAAGATTTCTTGGTTGAGTTAATTTTCTCTGAACTGATTGACCTCTCAGGACAGTGTTAGTGTTTTGTTTCAAAACTAAGTATAATAGTTCCGAAGATGATTTTCAACTTtacatgatttcattttgttcaATAATGTGCAAGACTGGCATGTTACGGGAGCAGAGTTTCATCAACTATTATGCTTGTTCTAGATCACCTCTTT from Setaria italica strain Yugu1 chromosome VII, Setaria_italica_v2.0, whole genome shotgun sequence includes the following:
- the LOC101761826 gene encoding Golgi apparatus membrane protein-like protein ECHIDNA → MDQRQVVSENYANPITCFFHVLFKAAALAFYILFSLFVKSFVIIFVITVLLAALDFWVVKNVSGRILVGLRWWNEIDDEGNSIWKFECLDGESLARMNKKDSWLFWWTLYLTAAAWIVLGIFSLIRLEADYLLVVGVCLSLSIANIVGFTKCNKDAKKNIQAFAQNALASRVTSSLQSAFGVI